The following coding sequences lie in one Spinacia oleracea cultivar Varoflay chromosome 1, BTI_SOV_V1, whole genome shotgun sequence genomic window:
- the LOC130465099 gene encoding uncharacterized protein codes for MFKIVAQIGKPIKRDQATTCRDKLQFARVMIDVPLTQELPEHVSFRDENGTMVRAPVFYEWKPTQCTKCKMMGHLQGDCRQGRKRVWVRKQPAIPTQIAQVTSPIVDQEGFQRSLRPIRVRFESEQPVRTSNAFQCKGLYKGVIQLEEGTLLNLMDRVLAWNVRGLNSTQKQDEVKHFIQKYAVGLVGLLEHKVKLSNLGRLYQRVFANWCFSSNSSFHDGGRIVIAWKSGCFNVNIVAASSQFVHCHVTLELWRDLGLLNTQDPWILCGDFNSVMAVDERIGAPVIQSDIVDISNCFHNCGMEDIKSVGNFFTWNNK; via the exons ATGTTTAAGATTGTAGCACAAATAGGGAAGCCAATCAAAAGAGATCAAGCTACAACATGTAGAGATAAGCTGCAGTTTGCTAGGGTAATGATTGATGTCCCACTGACTCAAGAGTTGCCTGAACATGTTTCATTTAGAGATGAGAATGGAACAATGGTAAGAGCTCCTGTTTTCTATGAATGGAAGCCAACACAGTGTACTAAGTGCAAGATGATGGGACATTTGCAAGGTGATTGTAGGCAAGGTAGGAAAAGAGTTTGGGTTAGGAAGCAACCTGCAATACCTACTCAAATAGCTCAAGTGACTAGTCCTATTGTGGATCAGGAAGGTTTCCAAAGATCATTAAGGCCCATAAGGGTGAGATTTGAGTCAGAACAACCAGTTAGAACTTCTAATGCTTTTCAG TGCAAGGGGTTGTACAAGGGGGTGATCCAACTGGAAGAGGGGACTCTTCTGAATCTTATGGATAGAGTGTTAGCTTGGAATGTTAGGGGTCTGAACTCCACACAGAAACAGGATGAAGTCAAGCATTTCATTCAGAAGTATGCTGTGGGTTTAGTTGGGCTCCTAGAACATAAGGTAAAGCTCTCAAACCTTGGGAGACTTTATCAAAgagtttttgcaaattggtgtTTTTCTAGCAACTCTAGCTTTCATGATGGAGGAAGGATTGTGATTGCATGGAAGTCTGGATGTTTTAATGTGAATATAGTGGCTGCTTCTAGTCAGTTTGTGCATTGCCATGTTACTCTA GAGTTGTGGAGGGATTTAGGATTACTTAACACTCAGGATCCATGGATTCTGTGTGGTGATTTTAATAGTGTGATGGCAGTTGATGAAAGAATTGGGGCCCCTGTCATACAGAGTGATATTGTTGATATAAGTAATTGCTTTCACAACTGTGGAATGGAGGATATCAAAAGTGTGGGGAATTTCTTCACATGGAATAACAAGTAG
- the LOC130465115 gene encoding uncharacterized protein, translated as MCESSHFQFHPRCKDIKLTHICFADDLILCSKGDYQSILLLLQAFKLFSNSAGLKANQQKSSVYCHGMPESEVQRVVDVSGFSRSFLPFKYLGVPICSKKNTVAQCGHLVDKMITRIMIWSSRNLSYTARMQLINSVLISLHMYWAQIYVLPKSVLQDIVRIYRAFPWSGQAFSQKPSNIAWDKVCCDKQHGGLGFRDVVLWNMAFIGKYVWALVKKQDNIWIRWITSVYLKDGEWWDYQPSSSASWYWRQICVTKEKLKQFFTLSDLEGMAHYSVKQVYEKMLDLKPRVHWDRLAWNRLLTPKHRFICWLAAQCRLQTTAKLARIGISQSALCLICGLQDEDHNHLFFQCQFSYQIMQAMQQWLGVPMAGTLHQLVRKIGHSRVSKFRKQVIFAAIGTAVYLIWKSRNASFWDNQIPTISHTVSSLKKLVKGRIQVVLPKTVSKRGYDWFITL; from the coding sequence ATGTGTGAATCTTCTCATTTCCAGTTTCATCCAAGATGTAAAGATATCAAGCTCACTCATATTTGTTTTGCTGATGACTTGATCTTGTGTAGTAAGGGTGATTATCAATCTATTCTCCTCTTGTTACAAGCTTTCAAGCTTTTTTCAAACTCAGCTGGTTTAAAGGCTAATCAGCAGAAGTCTTCTGTGTATTGTCATGGTATGCCAGAGAGTGAAGTTCAAAGAGTAGTTGATGTTTCTGGTTTCTCCAGAAGTTTTTTGCCTTTCAAGTATCTGGGTGTTCCCATTTGTTCTAAAAAGAATACTGTGGCTCAATGTGGACATCTAGTGGATAAAATGATCACTAGGATTATGATCTGGAGCTCAAGGAATCTATCTTACACTGCCAGAATGCAACTAATCAATTCTGTTTTGATTAGCCTGCATATGTATTGGGCTCAGATATATGTCCTTCCCAAATCTGTGCTGCAGGACATTGTGAGGATATATAGAGCCTTCCCGTGGAGTGGACAAGCATTCAGCCAGAAACCAAGTAATATAGCTTGGGATAAGGTTTGTTGTGACAAGCAGCATGGTGGTTTGGGTTTTAGGGATGTGGTTCTGTGGAATATGGCTTTCATTGGTAAATATGTTTGGGCTCTTGTTAAGAAGCAGGATAATATCTGGATCAGGTGGATTACTTCAGTTTACCTCAAAGATGGGGAATGGTGGGATTACCAACCTAGCTCTTCTGCTAGTTGGTATTGGAGACAAATATGTGTTACTAAGGAGAAGCTTAAGCAGTTTTTTACTCTGTCTGACCTGGAGGGCATGGCTCATTATTCAGTGAAGCAAGTTTATGAGAAAATGTTGGATTTGAAACCTAGGGTGCATTGGGATAGATTAGCTTGGAATAGATTGCTCACCCCTAAGCACAGATTCATCTGTTGGTTAGCTGCTCAATGTAGGCTACAGACTACAGCTAAATTAGCTAGAATTGGGATTAGTCAATCTGCTCTATGCTTGATTTGTGGGTTGCAGGATGAAGATCACAACCATCTTTTCTTTCAGTGTCAGTTCAGCTATCAGATTATGCAGGCAATGCAGCAGTGGTTGGGTGTTCCTATGGCTGGTACCTTGCATCAGTTGGTAAGAAAGATTGGTCATAGCAGAGTTTCTAAGTTCAGAAAACAAGTTATTTTTGCTGCTATTGGTACTGCTGTGTACCTGATTTGGAAGAGCAGGAATGCAAGCTTCTGGGATAATCAAATCCCCACTATTAGTCACACTGTGAGCAGCTTGAAGAAATTGGTTAAGGGCAGAATTCAAGTAGTTTTGCCAAAAACTGTGAGCAAGAGAGGTTATGATTGGTTTATAACCTTGTAA